One segment of Acropora muricata isolate sample 2 chromosome 8, ASM3666990v1, whole genome shotgun sequence DNA contains the following:
- the LOC136925352 gene encoding uncharacterized protein — MVANCTRKHPTILHTNTAGRIRPSDIPSASTSPQEESTRVRNGIVNLDRSRIGMAVVPVKVWLKATGSPVITYAFLGNGSSSTFCTESLMRKLGVNGTRAQISLTTLEKKDSLIDSFVVKDLVISDLDENVFVELPALYTRPEIPVSREDIPTQGDIDQWPHLCGVYLPEVDAEIGLLIACDVPTIFDPLEVKHSRNGGPYASRTSMGWVVNGPLGRHHKGPLATSFFIKADPEFHQMVKDFYDSGFSESSADDKPEMSQEELRFLRELERTVVLRDGHYEMALPLKDREAPVPNNKPQVEQRAYWLKKKLQRNKGLYNDYKCFMADIVDKGYARNVPVDLQASSSMKWYIPHHGIYHPHKPGKIRVVFDCSAKYQGKSLNDLLLNGPDLTNNLFGVLTRFRQERVALMADIESMFHQVKVSEADCSYLRFLWWPDGNLESNLEEYQMVVHLFGAASSPSCSNFALRKTAEDNSQHFPEAVVSTVKNNFYVDDCLKALPSDEEASHHASDLRSLLSKGRFRLSKWISTTRRVLETIPVDERAKDDLQVERAVGVKWCVETDTFGFKVNIKFKPPTRRGILSLVSSVYDPLGLAAPFVLPAKRLLQDLCRVKLDWDDPIPQEQKV, encoded by the coding sequence ATGGTTGCTAACTGTACCAGGAAACATCCCACAATTCTTCATACGAACACTGCTGGAAGAATTCGACCATCCGATATTCCTTCCGCAAGTACCTCGCCACAAGAGGAGTCTACACGCGTTCGTAACGGAATAGTTAATCTGGACCGCTCGAGAATAGGTATGGCTGTTGTTCCAGTCAAAGTTTGGTTGAAAGCTACAGGTTCCCCTGTGATCACCTATGCATTTTTGGGCAACGGTAGTTCCTCGACATTCTGCACAGAATCCCTGATGAGAAAGCTGGGAGTCAATGGTACACGGGCTCAGATCTCCCTAACAACTTTGGAAAAGAAAGACAGTCTAATCGACAGTTTCGTTGTCAAAGATCTTGTCATCTCTGACCTGGATGAAAATGTCTTCGTCGAGTTGCCAGCACTTTATACGAGACCGGAAATACCCGTTTCAAGGGAGGACATACCCACTCAGGGTGACATTGACCAATGGCCACACTTGTGTGGAGTATACCTACCTGAAGTCGATGCTGAAATAGGTCTTCTGATAGCCTGTGATGTTCCCACAATCTTTGATCCTTTGGAAGTAAAGCACAGTCGAAACGGTGGTCCTTATGCTTCCCGAACAAGTATGGGATGGGTGGTTAACGGTCCTTTAGGGCGTCATCACAAGGGCCCACTCGCGACGAGTTTCTTTATCAAGGCCGACCCTGAATTTCATCAGATGGTGAAGGATTTTTACGACAGTGGCTTCAGTGAATCCAGCGCTGATGACAAACCTGAAATGTCACAAGAAGAGCTTCGTTTTCTCCGCGAGTTGGAGCGTACCGTAGTCTTGAGAGATGGTCACTATGAAATGGCGTTACCTTTGAAAGATCGCGAAGCACCAGTTCCGAACAACAAACCGCAGGTTGAACAACGTGCTTACTGGTTAAAAAAGAAACTTCAACGTAATAAGGGCTTGTATAACGACTACAAGTGTTTCATGGCAGACATTGTTGATAAGGGTTACGCCCGTAACGTTCCTGTGGACCTCCAGGCCTCCAGTAGTATGAAATGGTACATACCGCATCATGGTATTTACCACCCACACAAGCCGGGCAAGATACGCGTTGTTTTTGACTGCTCGGCGAAATACCAAGGCAAGTCCCTCAATGACCTGCTGCTCAATGGTCCGGATTTGACGAATAATCTGTTTGGAGTCCTGACGAGATTTCGACAGGAGAGGGTTGCACTCATGGCGGACATTGAATCGATGTTTCACCAAGTTAAGGTATCTGAGGCGGACTGTTCCTATCTTCGCTTCCTCTGGTGGCCCGATGGCAACTTGGAGAGTAATCTCGAAGAATACCAAATGGTTGTCCACTTGTTCGGTGCAGCTTCGTCTCCATCATGTTCAAACTTTGCCTTGCGCAAGACAGCTGAAGACAACAGCCAACACTTCCCAGAGGCAGTTGTAAGCACAGTTAAAAACAACTTTTACGTAGACGATTGTCTGAAGGCCCTACCTTCAGATGAGGAGGCTTCACATCACGCAAGTGACCTACGGTCACTGCTCTCAAAAGGCAGGTTTAGGCTATCAAAGTGGATCAGCACTACTCGCAGAGTCCTTGAAACCATTCCTGTAGATGAGCGAGCCAAAGACGACCTCCAAGTTGAGAGAGCTGTCGGTGTTAAATGGTGCGTGGAGACAGACACCTTTGGATTCAAAGTGAATATTAAGTTCAAACCGCCCACACGACGAGGAATCCTTTCACTTGTCAGTTCTGTTTATGATCCCCTCGGTCTTGCCGCACCCTTCGTTTTACCAGCTAAACGGTTGCTTCAGGACCTATGTCGAGTCAAGCTAGATTGGGATGATCCTATTCCTCAGGAGCAGAAGGTTTGA
- the LOC136925354 gene encoding uncharacterized protein: MLGLHHHQNALQQQQNKIVKMLATQQKKSNLPQQRVPIFDGDPMDYGAFVRAFENVIESKTSSSSERLYFLEKFTSGDVKELVQSCHYLPPERGYQEARQLMKKKFGDDYRIVTAYETKALNWPEVKAEDSISLDRCSIFLMTCKNAMECSKYLTKLEQPDTIQKLVTKLPFNLRKTWRRSVDHIMETERRSVTFSDLAEFVDNEARVTANPIFGKITNYKDTKPKNERKGKQS; this comes from the coding sequence ATGCTAGGTCTGCATCACCATCAAAACGCGCTACAACAACAGCAGAACAAAATCGTGAAAATGCTTGCGACGCAGCAGAAGAAAAGCAATCTTCCCCAGCAAAGGGTTCCTATCTTCGATGGTGATCCTATGGATTATGGTGCCTTTGTCAGAGCCTTCGAAAACGTCATTGAGTCCAAAACCTCGAGTAGTAGTGAGAGGCTGTATTTCCTTGAAAAATTCACAAGTGGTGATGTTAAGGAACTAGTTCAATCGTGCCATTACCTTCCACCTGAAAGGGGCTATCAGGAAGCCCGACAgctaatgaaaaagaaattcgGTGACGATTACCGTATTGTGACTGCCTATGAAACCAAGGCTTTAAACTGGCCTGAAGTGAAAGCTGAAGACAGCATCTCCTTGGACAGGTGTTCCATTTTCCTCATGACATGCAAAAACGCTATGGAATGCAGCAAATACCTGACCAAGCTTGAGCAGCCCGACACCATACAAAAGCTCGTTACGAAGTTGCCATTTAATTTACGAAAAACGTGGCGCCGCTCCGTTGATCATATCATGGAAACTGAGAGAAGATCTGTTACGTTCAGCGACCTAGCCGAATTTGTAGACAATGAAGCAAGAGTAACCGCCAATCCCATATTCGGAAAGATCACTAATTATAAGGACACAAAGCCCAAGAATGAACGGAAGGGCAAGCAGAGCTGA
- the LOC136925351 gene encoding uncharacterized protein, whose product MADLPKLSQFSVDRCVKPAGFDFVSSSQLHHFSDASEAGFGSVSYLRLVNGQGAVHCSFLCAKSRVAPLKTITIPRLELSAAAISVKQDKVLKRELEIPISSQSVFWTDSTAVLRYVKNETRRYHTFVANRVALIRDGSEPHQWNHVSGNMNPTDDASRGLTADVFLSQGRWLMGPEYLWKPEHMWPMQTEEINDVLYGDPEVKMDVKVCMSSLDKQSCPLLKYFQKCSSWIRLKKVVAWLLRYRERLLNASKNKELNRDVSKYITLEEIEKAEREILRHVQRRAFREEFNHPEKPLKKSSRLYKLDPIVIDGLLHVGGRLRKASLPMESKHQIILPKEDHVTRVIIDDYHRACGHSDREHVLASVRQKFWITQGSSTVRSVLERCVSCRRRQAPLCQQKMADLPESRVLAEKPPFISVGVNYFGPFQVSRGWSFVKRYGVIFTCLAIRAVHLEIAHSLRTDSFLMALRRVIARRGQVKEIYSDNGSNLTGGEKELRDAISDWNQEKIHDSLLQNNISWFFSPPYGSHFGGIWERCIRTVRKIVQALLREQTTNDESLVTLMCEVESIMNSRPITTVSSDPNDNKPLTPNHLLLLKSEVNLPSGLFKREDSLSRRRWKQVKYLADIFWKRWSREYLPLLQLRQKWVHPKRNLAFGDIVLVASESHRNSWPLGRVIETFPDKRGLVRRVKVLTKTAVYERPVDKLCVLVENESPSTGNVDTKN is encoded by the coding sequence ATGGCAGACCTTCCTAAACTATCGCAGTTTTCCGTGGATCGCTGTGTTAAGCCAGCTGGTTTCGACTTCGTCTCGTCTAGTCAACTGCACCATTTCTCTGATGCTTCAGAGGCCGGTTTTGGATCAGTTTCCTACCTCCGTCTCGTCAATGGCCAGGGTGCTGTTCACTGTTCCTTTCTGTGTGCCAAGTCCCGTGTGGCGCCTCTAAAAACGATTACGATCCCGCGCCTTGAGCTATCTGCCGCAGCAATCTCCGTCAAACAGGACAAGGTCCTGAAGAGAGAATTAGAGATACCAATTAGTTCCCAGTCCGTCTTCTGGACAGATAGCACTGCGGTATTACGTTACGTGAAAAACGAAACGAGGAGATACCACACCTTTGTAGCCAATCGTGTCGCTCTTATTCGTGATGGCTCTGAACCCCATCAATGGAACCATGTAAGTGGCAATATGAATCCCACTGACGACGCCTCTCGAGGTTTGACAGCCGACGTCTTCCTTAGTCAAGGGCGTTGGTTAATGGGGCCGGAGTACCTTTGGAAGCCCGAACACATGTGGCCAATGCAGACGGAAGAAATTAACGACGTCCTCTATGGAGATCCGGAGGTGAAAATGGATGTTAAGGTGTGCATGTCCTCACTAGACAAGCAAAGCTGTCCACTGTTGAAATATTTCCAGAAATGCTCTTCCTGGATTCGCCTAAAGAAAGTTGTTGCCTGGCTCCTACGCTATCGAGAGAGGCTTCTGAATGCGAGCAAAAATAAAGAGTTAAACCGTGATGTTTCAAAATACATCACCCTCGAAGAGATCGAGAAAGCAGAGAGAGAAATTCTGAGGCACGTACAGAGAAGAGCCTTCCGTGAGGAGTTCAACCATCCCGAAAAACCACTTAAGAAGAGTAGTCGCCTGTACAAACTTGATCCAATCGTCATTGACGGGCTTTTGCACGTTGGTGGCCGGCTGCGCAAAGCATCATTACCCATGGAATCAAAGCACCAGATAATTCTTCCAAAGGAAGATCACGTTACCAGAGTGATTATTGACGATTACCACAGGGCATGCGGCCATTCCGATAGAGAGCACGTCCTAGCCTCAGTCAGACAGAAATTCTGGATCACCCAGGGAAGTTCAACTGTGAGAAGCGTTCTAGAAAGGTGTGTCAGTTGCCGTCGTCGCCAGGCTCCACTTTGCCAACAAAAGATGGCCGACTTACCGGAAAGTCGCGTGCTGGCCGAGAAGCCACCCTTTATATCAGTGGGCGTGAATTACTTTGGCCCATTCCAAGTCAGTCGTGGGTGGAGCTTCGTAAAAAGATATGGTGTGATCTTCACATGTCTAGCAATCCGTGCCGTGCACCTCGAAATTGCACATAGCCTAAGGACGGACTCGTTCCTAATGGCTTTGCGACGCGTCATTGCAAGAAGAGGCCAAGTGAAGGAAATCTACTCAGACAATGGTTCAAACTTAACTGGTGGTGAGAAGGAGTTGCGTGACGCTATTTCAGATTGGAATCAGGAAAAGATACACGATTCCCTGTTACAAAATAACATCAGCTGGTTTTTCAGCCCGCCCTATGGTTCTCACTTTGGAGGTATTTGGGAGAGATGCATCCGAACTGTTAGAAAGATTGTACAAGCCCTGCTGCGAGAGCAAACTACTAATGACGAAAGTCTGGTCACCTTAATGTGCGAAGTCGAGAGTATCATGAACAGCCGACCCATTACCACTGTGTCCAGTGATCCAAACGACAATAAACCCTTGACGCCCAACCACCTGTTGTTGCTCAAATCCGAAGTCAACTTACCGTCTGGTTTATTCAAAAGAGAAGATTCTCTGTCGCGCCGTCGAtggaagcaagtaaagtatttAGCGGACATCTTCTGGAAGAGGTGGAGCAGGGAGTACCTTCCCCTTCTGCAACTCAGACAAAAGTGGGTGCACCCAAAAAGGAACTTGGCCTTTGGTGATATCGTTCTGGTCGCATCTGAGTCGCATCGCAATTCCTGGCCGCTTGGCAGAGTTATTGAAACCTTCCCTGACAAAAGAGGCCTTGTTCGCCGGGTGAAAGTGCTCACCAAGACAGCTGTTTACGAAAGACCTGTTGACAAACTCTGCGTTTTGGTTGAAAACGAAAGTCCAAGCACTGGAAACGTAGACACTAAGAACTAA
- the LOC136927109 gene encoding uncharacterized protein, which yields MVRMVSMKERIALMRAISRGSQRRRMFSQSLQLYVALRRRRMILLLCLTGLLLSSRNQNIATDTVHLRSCRRLPRNNNGWWDMVWNSYTDERFKKTFRISKNTFNFILSRIRNDLERQTINEDPITPECRLAICIYRLGRGDYYYTIAEMGGLGASTVQEIVTQVCRLIVEHLWEECVMKHMPCTEQEFKQKMKEMNDKWQFPFCWAAIDGCHIPIKCPPGGAASCKEYHNFKNFYFVVLMAMVDSRYRFIWGSCGFPGNSHDAIIFQSTALWEKLKGDDFIPDIGHKVADITIRPLVIGDSAFPFQPWLLKPYTNAILTEKQRYFNYRLSRARIVTEGAYGQLKGRWRVLLRKNESEPFQVKTTTLACMVLHNICIEKGDTICSKLDLTRDPGSNEKRDCRAIRDA from the coding sequence ATGGTGAGGATGGTGAGCATGAAGGAAAGAATAGCTCTGATGAGAGCTATTTCCCGGGGTTCCCAACGTAGAAGGATGTTTTCCCAAAGTTTGCAATTGTATGTCGCACTACGTAGGAGGCGGATGATCCTTCTGTTGTGCTTGACCGGGCTTTTGCTGTCCTCACGTAACCAAAATATAGCGACGGATACAGTTCATCTACGATCTTGTCGACGTTTGCCGAGGAATAATAACGGGTGGTGGGACATGGTATGGAACTCTTATACAGATGAGCGATTTAAGAAAACTTTCAGAATTTCCAAGAATACCTTTAATTTCATACTAAGCCGAATCCGGAACGACTTGGAACGCCAGACAATAAACGAGGACCCCATAACACCTGAGTGTAGACTTGCTATTTGCATTTATCGGCTTGGAAGAGGCGATTATTACTACACAATCGCGGAAATGGGTGGACTGGGTGCTTCAACTGTACAAGAGATTGTAACTCAGGTATGTCGGTTGATCGTTGAACACCTTTGGGAAGAATGTGTTATGAAGCATATGCCATGTACCGAGCAGGAATTTAAACAGAAGATGAAAGAAATGAACGACAAGTGGCAGTTTCCCTTCTGCTGGGCTGCAATTGATGGGTGCCACATACCTATTAAATGCCCACCAGGGGGTGCTGCATCTTGTAAAGAGTACCAcaacttcaaaaacttttaTTTCGTGGTGTTGATGGCCATGGTAGACTCAAGATATAGGTTTATTTGGGGCAGTTGCGGTTTCCCAGGCAACTCTCATGATGCCATCATTTTCCAGTCTACAGCACTCTGGGAAAAGTTAAAAGGAGACGATTTTATTCCAGATATTGGGCACAAGGTGGCTGATATAACAATACGTCCACTTGTTATTGGAGATTCCGCTTTTCCATTCCAACCGTGGCTCTTAAAACCCTACACGAATGCAATCCTAACAGAGAAGCAGAGATATTTCAACTACAGACTAAGTCGAGCTAGGATAGTCACAGAAGGGGCCTATGGACAACTGAAAGGACGGTGGAGAGTGCTTTTGAGGAAAAATGAGAGTGAACCGTTTCAAGTCAAGACAACAACCCTTGCATGCATGGTTTTGCACAATATCTGCATTGAAAAAGGAGACACCATCTGTAGCAAGCTAGATCTTACCAGAGATCCAGGTTCGAACGAGAAGAGAGATTGTCGGGCAATAAGGGATGCATAG